One window of Pseudocalidococcus azoricus BACA0444 genomic DNA carries:
- a CDS encoding DUF3110 domain-containing protein: MRVYVLLFNPGTENEGIHSLQMGDRNLILMFADEDDATRYALLLEAQDFLTPSIVGVDEREIEEFCQAADYDCQVVPAGFMPTNDAERLFLSPPERNVAETDWETEQSHDHDPELSDYETLEVENPELDALRRRLEKLL; encoded by the coding sequence ATGCGAGTTTATGTGTTGCTGTTTAATCCGGGCACTGAAAATGAAGGAATTCACTCCTTACAAATGGGAGATCGGAACCTGATTCTGATGTTTGCCGATGAAGATGATGCCACCCGCTATGCCCTGCTCCTGGAAGCGCAAGATTTTCTCACCCCCAGTATTGTGGGTGTAGATGAGCGGGAAATTGAAGAATTCTGCCAGGCCGCAGACTATGATTGCCAAGTCGTTCCGGCTGGATTTATGCCGACCAATGATGCCGAACGCCTATTCCTCAGCCCTCCAGAGCGGAATGTGGCAGAAACCGACTGGGAAACGGAGCAAAGTCACGATCATGATCCAGAACTCTCTGACTACGAAACCTTGGAAGTTGAAAATCCCGAAC